The Bacteroidales bacterium region TTGCAGCAGAAAGGTCGCTGGCCGTTTCCACCATTGAAGGACACATGGCGCACTGGGTCAGAGAAGGAACTTTGCCGGCGGAGCAATTTGTAAACCAGGATAAGCTGGAGAAGATCATTTATGTAGCAGAACATTTGAATACGACCAAATTAAGTGAGATCAAGGCAAAGCTGGGCGATGAATTTACCTATAGCGATCTGCGCTTTGCCATGGCTCATTACCGGTATAACCAGGAAAAACAGAATGAAAAGGAAAAATAAAGGATATAAAAAAATATCGAATGGCATAGCAGAGGTCATAGTTCAATCCGCATTTAAACCATAATATAGAATACGGGCAAGCCATTGCTTTGGTCTTGCCCGTCAATTCCAGTATCAAGGTAATATACTTGTACACATGGTTAGCCTACCATCTTTGAATGGTGAACCGACAGTTAGCCTGCTTCTTCTACCACCCCACCTTCGGGTTGTATAGAAAAATAAGCTATGATATGAATGATCCATGCAGCAAAAATAACCAGAGTTCCTATAAAAAATGCGACCATTGCAATTGCACCGATGAAATAAAGCAAACCTGCCGTTT contains the following coding sequences:
- a CDS encoding helix-turn-helix domain-containing protein, with product AAERSLAVSTIEGHMAHWVREGTLPAEQFVNQDKLEKIIYVAEHLNTTKLSEIKAKLGDEFTYSDLRFAMAHYRYNQEKQNEKEK